Proteins encoded by one window of Lathyrus oleraceus cultivar Zhongwan6 chromosome 1, CAAS_Psat_ZW6_1.0, whole genome shotgun sequence:
- the LOC127119991 gene encoding alpha-dioxygenase PIOX: protein MWSIVTDPIKDLISKVVKNSIHPDFHDAVSKMTIIDAFLFFIVHSIDKLGIWHRLPVFFGLLYLAIRRHLHQEYNLLNVGTTPVGIRSNPSDFPYRTADGRYNDPFNDGAGSQGSFFGRNILPVDQKNKLLKPDPMVVVTKLLERKTYKDTGTQFNVIAASWIQFMIHDWIDHMEDTKQVELSAPSEVASQCPLKSFKFFKTKEIPTGFYDIKTGHANVRTPWWDGSVVYGSNEQVLNKVRTFKDGKLKISKEGHLLHNEDGTAISGDIRNSWAGVTTLQTLFVQEHNAVCDALKKENSDLEDEDLYRHARLVTSAVIAKIHTIDWTVELLKTDTLLAGMRANWYGLLGKQFKDRFGHVGNSILSGFVGMKRSENHGVPYSLTEEFATVYRMHPLLPDSLHLRDISASPGPNKSPPLIKEIPMNDLIGLQGEKTLLEIGNAKKLVSMGHQACGALELWNYPSWLRNLVPHNIDGTERSDHVDLAALEVYRDRERNVARYNQFRRGLLLIPISKWEDLTDDEEAIKVLEEVYGDDVEELDVLVGLMAEKKIKGFAISETAFVIFLLMASRRLEADRFFTSNFNEETYTKKGLEWVNTTESLKDVIDRHHPEMTHKWLNSSSAFSVWDTSPNKHNHIPIYFRVPN from the exons ATGTGGTCTATAGTAACTGATCCCATCAAAGATCTTATTTCAAAAGTTGTGAAAAATTCCATCCATCCTGATTTCCATGATGCAGTCTCTAAAATGACCATCATTGATGCTTTTCTCTTCTTT ATTGTGCATTCCATTGACAAGTTGGGAATATGGCACCGTTTGCCTGTATTCTTTGGGCTATTGTACTTAGCCATAAGGCGTCATCTTCATCAAGAATACAATCTCTTAAACGTTGGTACAACACCTGTTGGAATTAGGTCAAATCCATCTGATTTTCCATATAGAACTGCTGATGGAAGATATAATGATCCTTTTAATGATGGTGCTGGAAGTCAAGGATCTTTCTTTGGCAGAAATATTCTTCCCGTTGATCAGAAGAATAAG TTGTTGAAGCCAGATCCAATGGTGGTGGTCACAAAACTTCTAGAGAGGAAAACATACAAGGACACTGGAACACAATTCAATGTGATTGCAGCTTCTTGGATTCAATTTATGATACATGATTGGATTGATCATATGGAGGACACTAAACAG GTTGAACTGAGTGCACCATCAGAAGTTGCAAGTCAATGTCCATTAAAATCTTTCAAGtttttcaaaacaaaagaaaTTCCAACTGGATTCTATGACATCAAAACTGGACATGCAAACGTCCGAACACCATGGTG GGATGGAAGTGTGGTATATGGAAGCAATGAACAAGTTTTGAACAAAGTGAGGACATTCAAAGATGGGAAGTTGAAAATATCAAAGGAAGGTCATCTTCTTCATAATGAAGATGGAACTGCAATTTCAGGTGACATTCGCAACAGTTGGGCTGGTGTCACAACTTTGCAGACCCTTTTTGTTCAAGAACACAATGCTGTTTGTGATGCTCTCAAG AAGGAAAATTCAGACTTGGAAGATGAAGATCTTTATCGTCATGCTAGATTGGTGACTTCAGCTGTGATTGCAAAGATTCATACCATAGATTGGACTGTCGAGCTTCTTAAAACCGACACTTTGCTTGCAGGCATGCGAGCCAATTGGTATGGATTATTGGGAAAACAGTTTAAGGACAGATTTGGGCATGTTGGAAATTCCATATTGAGTGGATTTGTAGGCATGAAGAGATCAGAAAATCATGGTGTTCCATATTCTTTAACCGAAGAGTTTGCCACTGTCTATAGGATGCATCCACTCTTACCTGATTCTCTGCATTTGAGAGACATATCTGCCTCTCCAGGGCCTAACAAATCTCCACCATTAATCAAAGA GATTCCTATGAATGATTTGATTGGACTACAAGGAGAAAAGACCTTGTTGGAGATAGGTAATGCAAAAAAATTAGTATCAATGGGTCACCAAGCTTGTGGAGCCCTAGAACTTTGGAACTACCCATCATGGCTCAGAAACTTAGTACCACATAATATAGATGGCACAGAGAGATCTGATCATGTTGACTTGGCTGCTCTTGAAG TTTATAGGGACAGAGAGAGAAATGTAGCAAGATATAACCAATTCAGGAGAGGACTATTGTTGATACCTATTTCTAAATGGGAAGATTTGACGGATGATGAGGAAGCCATTAAAGTTTTAGAAGAGGTATATGGTGATGATGTTGAGGAGCTTGATGTGCTAGTAGGTCTCATGGCAGAGAAGAAAATAAAGGGTTTTGCAATTAGTGAGACAGCTTTTGTGATATTCCTTCTCATGGCATCTAG GAGATTAGAGGCTGATAGATTTTTTACAAGTAATTTCAACGAGGAGACATACACTAAAAAGGGTTTAGAATGGGTGAACACAACTGAGAGCTTAAAGGATGTGATTGATCGTCACCATCCAGAAATGACACACAAGTGGTTGAACTCTTCAAGTGCTTTTTCAGTTTGGGACACATCCCCAAACAAGCACAATCATATTCCAATTTACTTTCGTGTTCCTAATTAA